One Candidatus Methylomirabilota bacterium genomic region harbors:
- a CDS encoding two-component system response regulator, which yields MAKRILIVDDSNSMRGFIRTALTDGGLDVIEASNGRDALTMLDRHAVDAIITDVNMPVMDGITLVKEIRRRPVNGSTPVLILTTECDAAMKQAGRAAGATGWIVKPFNPQQLRQVIAKVLPLQAG from the coding sequence ATGGCGAAGCGGATATTAATCGTCGATGATTCGAACTCGATGCGGGGGTTTATCCGTACCGCCTTGACGGACGGCGGTCTCGACGTCATCGAGGCGAGCAATGGGCGGGATGCCCTCACCATGCTGGATCGGCACGCGGTTGATGCGATCATTACCGACGTGAATATGCCGGTCATGGACGGGATCACCCTTGTCAAGGAGATCCGCCGACGCCCGGTCAACGGGTCGACCCCGGTCCTGATCCTGACGACTGAGTGCGATGCCGCGATGAAGCAGGCGGGCAGGGCAGCCGGTGCGACCGGATGGATCGTCAAGCCGTTTAATCCTCAACAGCTTCGGCAGGTCATCGCCAAGGTTCTCCCGCTGCAGGCGGGCTAG
- a CDS encoding chemotaxis protein CheA, whose protein sequence is MRPDGSSSRLILNSFGRSSPRFSRCRRARPGRRRRDVEDDDLLQGFFEESAELLADFEECLLQLETNPNDQELLNKSFRAIHTIKGNSGMLGFERIGAVAHSVEDLLGRLRKHEMPLTRPAADLLLRSADVIKRLFAAARGGQGDETDGDELKQALHEFLERGVDGPAVSRSVAESGPTSDIRPHEEVPKIGELLLEAQAITPIQLDEALRKQKKVGEILIEDRATSPPHVARALEQQVELQHKQDSSTIRVSTEKVDKLINLVGELVITQSIINQNVAALGPARAGLLEGVVGQMDRNLRELQERVMAVRMLPIGTVFRRFPRVVRDLAKECGKTIVLQIHGEETELDKTVIERISDPMTHLIRNAVDHGIEPPDRRLALGKPAEGRIQLDAYHQGGSIFIEVADDGRGLDRSRILRKATEQGLISGDESLTDDQVYRLIFQPGFSTAERVTDVSGRGVGMDVVIRNIEGLGGSIVIATEAGRGTRFTIKLPLTLAIMDGLSIQVGDEVYIIPLLSITESIRPKPADLGTVVGRGEVVNVRGQALPIVRLYERLDVTPKIYDPAQGLLVIVEQEGRRIALLVDELLGQQQVVIKSLETNYRKVPGVSGATILGDGRVAMILDIPGLIRLASGSHVLRLAA, encoded by the coding sequence GTGCGACCGGATGGATCGTCAAGCCGTTTAATCCTCAACAGCTTCGGCAGGTCATCGCCAAGGTTCTCCCGCTGCAGGCGGGCTAGGCCGGGACGAAGGAGGCGCGACGTGGAAGACGATGATCTGTTGCAAGGGTTCTTTGAGGAGTCGGCCGAATTGCTGGCAGATTTCGAGGAGTGCCTCTTACAACTGGAGACCAACCCCAACGATCAGGAACTCCTGAATAAGAGTTTCCGCGCCATTCATACCATCAAGGGCAACAGCGGGATGCTGGGATTTGAACGGATTGGGGCCGTAGCGCACAGCGTGGAGGATCTGCTCGGCCGTCTCCGAAAGCACGAGATGCCACTGACCCGTCCCGCCGCCGATCTCCTGCTTCGATCCGCCGACGTCATCAAGCGCCTCTTCGCCGCGGCACGGGGGGGGCAGGGTGACGAGACCGATGGCGACGAGCTGAAGCAGGCACTGCATGAATTCCTGGAGCGCGGAGTGGACGGCCCCGCTGTAAGCCGGTCAGTCGCCGAATCGGGTCCGACCTCAGACATCCGCCCACACGAAGAGGTCCCCAAGATCGGTGAGTTACTGCTTGAGGCGCAGGCGATCACGCCGATCCAACTGGATGAGGCCCTTCGCAAGCAGAAGAAGGTCGGCGAGATCCTGATTGAGGACCGGGCGACAAGTCCGCCGCATGTCGCGAGAGCCCTCGAGCAGCAGGTAGAACTGCAACATAAGCAGGATTCCTCGACGATACGCGTCAGCACCGAAAAGGTGGATAAGCTGATCAATCTGGTTGGTGAGCTGGTCATCACCCAATCGATCATTAACCAGAATGTGGCGGCGCTCGGCCCGGCGCGGGCCGGGCTGCTGGAGGGGGTGGTCGGCCAGATGGATCGAAATCTGCGGGAGTTGCAGGAGCGGGTGATGGCCGTACGGATGCTCCCGATTGGAACGGTATTCAGGCGATTTCCTCGTGTGGTACGCGACCTGGCGAAGGAGTGCGGGAAAACGATCGTGCTGCAGATCCATGGCGAGGAGACCGAGCTGGATAAGACCGTGATCGAGCGGATCAGTGATCCGATGACCCATCTGATTCGCAATGCGGTGGACCACGGCATTGAACCTCCGGATCGGCGGCTGGCTCTGGGCAAGCCTGCAGAGGGGCGGATTCAGCTCGACGCCTACCATCAGGGCGGCAGCATTTTTATTGAGGTGGCCGATGACGGCCGGGGTCTCGACAGGTCCAGGATCCTCAGGAAGGCAACTGAGCAGGGCCTCATCAGTGGGGATGAGTCGCTCACCGACGACCAGGTCTATCGCCTGATTTTCCAGCCCGGTTTCTCGACTGCGGAACGGGTGACCGACGTATCCGGCCGCGGGGTCGGGATGGATGTCGTCATTCGGAACATCGAAGGATTGGGAGGTTCGATCGTCATTGCGACCGAGGCGGGCCGCGGGACCCGGTTCACGATCAAGTTGCCGCTGACCCTGGCGATCATGGACGGCCTGTCGATCCAGGTCGGCGATGAGGTCTATATCATCCCGCTCCTCTCGATCACCGAATCGATTCGGCCCAAGCCGGCGGATCTGGGGACCGTGGTCGGTCGCGGCGAGGTGGTCAACGTTCGCGGTCAGGCCCTGCCGATTGTTCGCCTCTACGAGCGTCTTGATGTGACCCCAAAGATCTATGATCCCGCCCAGGGCCTGCTCGTCATCGTTGAGCAGGAAGGCCGGAGGATCGCACTCCTGGTAGACGAACTTCTGGGGCAACAACAGGTGGTGATCAAGAGTCTGGAAACCAATTACCGGAAGGTTCCTGGCGTGTCCGGGGCGACGATTTTGGGTGACGGTCGGGTAGCGATGATCCTGGACATCCCGGGATTGATTCGGCTGGCGTCCGGATCACACGTGCTCCGCCTTGCGGCCTGA
- a CDS encoding chemotaxis protein CheW: MTDVAIKTGYANDTQQFLTFALGQEEYGVEILKIQEIKGFAAITPLPNAPTFLKGVLNLRGTIVPIIDLRKKFGLPEVELTKFTVIVVVQVQGKITGFIVDAVSDVLDVAGTDIQPAPDLHGQVDTTCINGLAKAGEKLVILVDIEKVLTTGEAARAIGATVEAALHN; this comes from the coding sequence ATGACGGACGTAGCGATCAAGACCGGCTATGCCAATGACACGCAGCAGTTTCTCACTTTCGCCCTGGGCCAGGAGGAGTATGGGGTCGAGATCCTGAAGATCCAGGAGATCAAGGGGTTTGCGGCCATCACCCCCCTCCCGAATGCCCCGACCTTCCTCAAAGGGGTGCTGAACCTCCGGGGAACCATCGTCCCCATCATCGACCTCCGGAAGAAGTTCGGTCTGCCGGAGGTGGAGTTGACCAAGTTTACGGTCATTGTGGTGGTCCAGGTTCAGGGCAAGATCACGGGGTTTATCGTCGATGCCGTCTCCGACGTCCTGGACGTGGCCGGGACCGACATCCAGCCTGCCCCGGACCTCCATGGCCAGGTGGACACAACCTGCATCAACGGGTTGGCCAAAGCAGGAGAGAAGCTGGTGATCCTCGTAGATATCGAGAAGGTCCTGACGACGGGCGAGGCGGCACGGGCCATCGGGGCAACGGTCGAGGCCGCGCTACATAATTAG
- a CDS encoding histidine kinase codes for MATSIWRFCLTIRAKIILTNIFLLVLLGGSLWYVRVTLVRGGEAMRAQGAVLEQLETGNAVAKTFSEFRYWLTDLAVSQLNESEAKAIQARRLMDTHLKALQAADPKRVAEIQKYSDDIWTAMQEALKAYLDDNRVLGNSMVAKSRQSAEEASRLIQAVVSEQQVQAKQAGEVVLSGAARSTQLSLVLLTISIVVGLCLAWFTVRSITRPLSQAVAVLKDIAEGEGDLTKRLEITSQDEIGEMARWFDTFVDKLHDVISRVKEVSGQVASASHQLAAGSQQLSSGAQEQASSLEETAASLEQMTSTVKQNADNARQANRMAVSARDGAEQGGAVVRAAVASMEAITQSSRQIAAIITTIDEIAFQTNLLALNAAVEAARAGEQGRGFAVVASEVRALAQRSAAASKEIKALITDSMTKVEDGARLVHQSGETLTEIVAAVKKVADLIAEISAASQEQAQGIEQVNNAVTQMDSVTQSNAAQTEQISSTAQSLSAQAEELSALVAKFKLAEGAVSGRPSAVGPDPTGKVVPLKSKTRSKSEKPQTVAAATGTDAAYGTFEEF; via the coding sequence ATGGCGACGAGTATATGGCGATTTTGCTTGACGATTCGAGCCAAGATCATTCTTACCAATATATTCCTGTTGGTGCTTCTTGGCGGCTCGCTCTGGTATGTGCGGGTAACGCTCGTGCGCGGCGGTGAGGCCATGCGCGCCCAGGGCGCCGTCTTGGAACAGTTGGAGACCGGGAATGCCGTGGCCAAGACTTTCAGCGAGTTCCGATATTGGCTCACAGATTTGGCCGTCAGTCAGCTCAATGAGTCCGAGGCTAAGGCGATACAGGCTCGCCGGTTGATGGACACGCATCTGAAGGCTCTTCAGGCGGCTGACCCCAAGCGGGTCGCGGAGATTCAGAAGTATTCGGACGACATTTGGACGGCGATGCAGGAGGCTTTGAAGGCCTATCTTGATGACAATCGGGTGCTGGGGAACTCAATGGTGGCGAAGAGCCGGCAGAGTGCGGAGGAGGCGTCCCGCTTAATTCAGGCGGTTGTCTCCGAGCAGCAGGTACAAGCGAAGCAGGCAGGTGAAGTGGTGCTCTCCGGTGCGGCACGATCAACACAGCTCTCTCTGGTCTTGCTGACGATCTCGATTGTGGTGGGCCTCTGCCTGGCGTGGTTCACGGTCCGTTCGATTACCCGGCCATTGAGCCAAGCAGTCGCGGTTCTGAAGGACATTGCCGAAGGCGAAGGCGACTTGACCAAACGGCTGGAGATCACGAGCCAGGATGAGATTGGGGAGATGGCTCGCTGGTTCGACACCTTCGTGGACAAGCTCCACGACGTCATATCCAGGGTAAAGGAGGTGTCAGGGCAGGTCGCGTCTGCCTCACACCAACTCGCAGCAGGGAGTCAGCAGCTCAGTAGTGGCGCCCAGGAGCAGGCCTCCTCCCTGGAGGAGACGGCTGCCTCCCTCGAGCAGATGACCTCCACCGTCAAGCAGAACGCCGATAACGCCCGGCAGGCCAACCGGATGGCCGTCAGCGCCCGCGACGGGGCTGAGCAAGGGGGCGCGGTGGTCCGGGCGGCCGTCGCCTCGATGGAGGCGATCACCCAGTCCTCCAGGCAGATCGCCGCCATCATCACCACCATCGACGAGATCGCGTTTCAGACCAACCTGCTCGCGCTGAATGCCGCCGTTGAAGCCGCCCGCGCCGGCGAACAAGGTCGCGGCTTTGCCGTTGTGGCCTCCGAGGTCCGAGCCTTGGCCCAACGCTCGGCCGCTGCCTCCAAGGAGATCAAGGCCCTCATTACCGATTCGATGACCAAGGTGGAAGATGGGGCCCGGCTGGTCCATCAGTCCGGCGAGACCCTCACCGAGATCGTGGCGGCCGTCAAGAAGGTGGCGGATCTCATCGCCGAGATTTCAGCCGCCTCGCAGGAGCAGGCCCAGGGGATCGAACAGGTCAACAACGCGGTTACTCAGATGGACAGCGTCACCCAGAGCAACGCCGCCCAGACCGAGCAGATCAGCTCGACCGCGCAGTCGCTGTCGGCGCAGGCCGAGGAACTCTCAGCCCTGGTGGCCAAGTTCAAGCTGGCCGAGGGCGCCGTCAGCGGTCGGCCGTCAGCGGTCGGCCCGGACCCAACGGGCAAGGTCGTGCCCCTGAAGAGCAAGACGCGGAGCAAGAGCGAGAAACCCCAGACCGTCGCGGCTGCGACCGGGACCGATGCGGCGTACGGGACCTTTGAGGAGTTCTAG
- a CDS encoding chemotaxis protein CheR translates to MCRRASPVSRVFPEVTISDQEFRLFQDLVKAHTGIALTEHKRNLVCSRLGKRLRTLRLTSFQRYYDYLCAETGQAELEHFVNAITTNKTDFYREQPHFDFLAQELVPAWKTRAARTGERRIRIWSAGCSTGEEPYTIAITLRQAMDNLLGWDVRILASDIDTEVLVRAAQGVYTADRVAEIPKPTLERYFRRGKGAHEGLVQVAPEARNPVTFRRINLQEEPWPIRTHFDCIFCRNVIIYFDKPTQHRLMERFAAYLTDDGHLFLGHSESLYGMGDQFLPLRNTIYRKREERKPTTPTAAETTA, encoded by the coding sequence ATGTGTCGCAGGGCGAGTCCGGTATCTCGAGTGTTCCCGGAGGTCACAATCTCCGATCAGGAGTTTCGACTCTTTCAGGATCTGGTGAAGGCCCATACCGGGATCGCCCTGACCGAACACAAGCGGAACCTGGTCTGTTCCAGGTTGGGGAAACGGCTGCGTACGCTTAGGCTCACGTCCTTTCAACGGTATTACGACTATCTGTGCGCCGAGACGGGACAGGCCGAGCTGGAACACTTTGTCAATGCCATCACGACGAACAAGACCGACTTCTATCGCGAACAACCGCATTTCGATTTTCTGGCGCAGGAGTTGGTACCGGCCTGGAAGACGCGGGCCGCTCGAACCGGAGAGCGACGGATTCGGATATGGAGCGCCGGGTGCAGTACCGGCGAAGAGCCGTACACCATCGCCATTACACTCCGACAGGCCATGGACAACCTTCTGGGCTGGGACGTGCGCATCCTGGCCTCGGATATCGATACGGAGGTCCTGGTTAGAGCGGCGCAGGGTGTGTATACGGCGGACCGTGTCGCTGAGATCCCCAAGCCGACTCTCGAACGGTATTTCCGGCGAGGAAAGGGGGCCCACGAGGGCCTTGTGCAGGTGGCCCCGGAGGCACGGAATCCAGTCACGTTCCGACGGATCAATCTGCAGGAGGAGCCGTGGCCGATTCGAACGCACTTCGACTGCATCTTCTGCAGAAATGTGATCATCTACTTCGACAAGCCGACGCAGCACCGTCTGATGGAGCGGTTTGCCGCGTACCTCACGGATGACGGTCACCTGTTCCTCGGACATTCCGAATCGCTCTACGGGATGGGTGATCAGTTTCTCCCCCTCCGTAACACTATCTACCGGAAGCGCGAGGAACGAAAGCCGACGACGCCAACGGCAGCGGAGACAACGGCATGA
- a CDS encoding chemotaxis protein CheD, whose amino-acid sequence MSRRPHVNIHIGGVFAAREPTVIKTLLGSCIAACLRDPESGIGGMNHFMLPASPNGNGDDNPARFGLHAMELLIGEIQKLGGQRARLQAKVFGGGHVLQTAESPNGVPQQNIRFIREFLRTEEIPLLAHDLGGRTARYVLFDTTSGRVKLKRLSSLGSVTTVVEREHEAAAQREMARYGEVTLFDD is encoded by the coding sequence ATGAGCCGCAGGCCCCACGTCAACATTCACATCGGAGGCGTATTCGCCGCTCGAGAACCGACGGTGATCAAGACCCTGCTGGGATCCTGTATCGCGGCCTGTCTTCGGGATCCTGAGTCCGGCATCGGCGGCATGAATCACTTCATGCTGCCCGCCTCGCCGAACGGGAACGGCGACGATAATCCGGCCCGGTTCGGACTCCACGCCATGGAACTGCTCATCGGGGAGATTCAGAAACTGGGAGGACAACGAGCCCGACTACAGGCCAAGGTGTTCGGCGGCGGCCATGTCCTGCAGACCGCGGAGTCCCCGAACGGGGTTCCTCAGCAGAACATCCGATTTATCCGGGAGTTCTTGCGTACGGAGGAGATCCCGCTGCTGGCCCATGACCTGGGAGGTCGCACAGCCCGCTACGTCCTCTTCGATACGACGTCCGGGAGGGTCAAACTGAAGCGTCTCTCCAGTCTGGGCAGCGTCACGACCGTGGTGGAGCGGGAGCATGAGGCGGCAGCACAGCGGGAGATGGCGCGATACGGGGAGGTTACACTGTTTGATGATTAG
- a CDS encoding motility protein A, translated as MAIGLAAIAGSVLLDGGDLRAFVNLPAFLIIVGGTVGATMVTSSLEDTLMLPGLVRRALSADAALAPHAVIATLVDLAQTARKEGVLALQDRVSTHGVDPFLRKGLELVIDGADETMVREILQTEIYSTKARHAKGIEMFGMMGGYAPTMGIIGTVMGLVHVLSRLGEGTDSLGRGIAIAFLATLYGIFSANVLLLPISGNLKAKSDAETRMREVMLEGVLGIQSGLNPYILEQKLRSYCSSKTS; from the coding sequence ATGGCGATCGGACTGGCGGCGATTGCGGGGTCCGTCTTGCTGGACGGGGGAGACCTGCGCGCCTTTGTGAACCTCCCGGCCTTTCTGATCATTGTCGGCGGGACCGTCGGCGCAACCATGGTGACCTCCTCGCTTGAGGATACCCTGATGCTGCCTGGACTCGTCAGGCGAGCGCTGTCCGCCGATGCCGCGCTCGCGCCGCATGCGGTCATTGCGACCCTGGTGGACTTGGCGCAGACCGCCAGGAAAGAGGGGGTACTGGCGCTTCAGGACCGGGTGTCGACGCATGGGGTCGACCCCTTCCTGCGGAAGGGGCTCGAGCTGGTGATCGATGGCGCCGACGAAACGATGGTGCGGGAGATTCTGCAGACGGAGATTTATTCGACGAAGGCCCGCCATGCGAAGGGGATTGAGATGTTTGGGATGATGGGAGGCTATGCCCCGACCATGGGAATCATCGGGACGGTCATGGGACTGGTTCATGTGTTGAGCCGGCTCGGAGAGGGGACGGATAGTCTCGGTCGTGGGATCGCTATTGCCTTCCTTGCGACCCTTTACGGCATCTTCAGCGCGAATGTCCTGTTGCTTCCGATATCAGGAAATCTCAAGGCCAAGAGCGACGCCGAGACTCGGATGCGAGAGGTCATGTTGGAGGGCGTCCTGGGGATTCAGTCGGGGCTCAATCCCTATATCCTGGAGCAAAAACTCCGGTCGTATTGCTCGAGCAAAACGTCATGA
- a CDS encoding chemotaxis protein MotB: MTGHRHDGGGGLRWLLTYADMITLLLAFFIVLYASSRVDTRRYTDVVSSIRVAFGVPPRPRPIVQAGHGGTALLPFPDMTGLLVQQLSAHVEEEIKAGSVEIERTEKGAVLRFQDSVLFGLGSAMLSDDAKRILDKIARPLLNTPYAIEVEGHTDPLPIRSSSFPSNWELSVARATAVIRYLVAAHHFSPTRLAAKGMAENQPLVPNDPAHGNPRNRRVELHLLAS, encoded by the coding sequence ATGACAGGGCACCGGCATGACGGTGGCGGGGGATTGCGATGGCTACTCACCTATGCCGACATGATCACCCTTCTCCTGGCGTTCTTTATTGTTCTGTATGCGTCTTCCAGGGTGGACACCAGACGATATACCGATGTGGTATCGTCGATCCGGGTCGCATTCGGCGTCCCGCCTCGGCCGCGACCGATTGTTCAGGCGGGGCATGGCGGGACGGCGCTGCTGCCGTTTCCGGACATGACAGGCCTGCTGGTTCAACAATTGAGCGCGCACGTTGAGGAAGAGATCAAGGCGGGAAGCGTGGAGATCGAGCGGACCGAAAAGGGGGCCGTCCTTCGGTTTCAGGATAGTGTCCTGTTCGGTTTAGGCAGCGCGATGCTGTCCGACGATGCCAAGCGAATCCTGGACAAGATCGCTCGACCGCTCCTCAACACGCCCTACGCTATCGAGGTCGAGGGGCACACCGATCCGCTTCCCATCAGGTCATCCAGCTTTCCAAGCAACTGGGAGCTGTCGGTTGCGCGCGCGACGGCGGTCATTCGGTATCTGGTGGCCGCCCACCACTTTTCCCCTACGCGCCTGGCTGCTAAGGGGATGGCTGAGAACCAGCCCTTGGTACCCAACGATCCGGCGCACGGCAATCCGCGGAACCGTCGAGTGGAGCTACATCTACTGGCAAGTTAG
- a CDS encoding flagellar basal body and hook protein, translating into MISGLYVAASGMMAQMAKMEVLSQNLANAGTPGFKGDLLVIEGGRRGPLQPAVLVEGSPLTPQPVRAGRRVTDFSRGLIRQTENPLDLANNGSGFFVVQTPRGVRYTRAGNFAVGADGSLQALDGSRVQGKKGEIRVPSGRFVVDSNGRILVNGQEIDRLRMIDPDPAALIREGGSLFTLKPSAEAPPPAKGVEIRQGYLEGSNVDPVVAMTQLMVSLRASEAYQKALHALDQSLNQAASELSRI; encoded by the coding sequence ATGATCAGTGGGCTGTACGTGGCAGCGTCAGGCATGATGGCGCAGATGGCGAAGATGGAGGTCCTCTCGCAGAACCTGGCGAATGCGGGAACCCCCGGGTTCAAGGGGGATCTGCTGGTGATCGAGGGTGGGCGCCGGGGGCCGCTGCAACCCGCCGTCCTGGTTGAGGGGTCGCCGCTCACGCCGCAGCCGGTCAGGGCTGGTCGCCGGGTTACCGATTTCAGCCGCGGTCTCATCCGGCAGACGGAGAATCCGCTGGACCTGGCCAACAACGGATCAGGGTTCTTTGTGGTGCAGACACCGCGCGGAGTCCGCTATACGCGGGCCGGCAATTTCGCGGTCGGTGCCGACGGGTCTCTGCAAGCCCTTGACGGCAGCCGCGTTCAGGGGAAGAAGGGGGAGATTCGGGTCCCCAGTGGGCGGTTCGTGGTGGACAGTAACGGGCGGATCCTGGTGAATGGACAAGAGATCGATCGCCTGCGGATGATCGATCCGGATCCTGCCGCCCTCATCCGTGAAGGCGGCAGTCTATTCACTCTCAAGCCGAGCGCCGAGGCGCCTCCCCCCGCAAAGGGGGTCGAGATCCGTCAAGGATACCTGGAGGGGTCGAACGTCGACCCTGTTGTCGCTATGACGCAGCTTATGGTGTCGCTGCGCGCGTCGGAGGCCTATCAGAAGGCGCTACATGCTCTGGACCAAAGCCTCAATCAGGCCGCCTCGGAGTTGAGCCGGATCTAG